AAGAGTTTCGTGCCGGCATACCATGCAGAGCGAATGTGCCAGAGTCTTCCCTCCGGGGTATTTTGGAGTCCACGTGATCGGTTGAACCAGATTTGTGCATCAGAAAAACCAAATGATCCAAATGCAAGAATCCCGCGACTGAGTGTCCGGTTGGATTCAGCCTGCACCTCGAGGTTTAAAAGGAGTTTCGTATCATGGGTTCCATCTCCCTTCATTGATTTATTCAGGATATCAAGACGTGAAAAGACCATCTCATCGGTGTCATCTTCGTCCAGCAGCAACTCAAGGATGGTATATTCACGGTCAAACAGACCGCATCTCCTGCAGGATGCAGCCATATGGAGGAGCGCATGTATACGCTGCTCTCCGGCAAGTGTTTCTGCAAGCCGGATTAGCCGATCAAAACAACTGCCCCGCTCTTCTGCGATCCTGAGTTTCTCAGTGGTTTCACAGAGATAGATGAGTTCATCCTCGATCCCGGCAGATCTGGTTTCCTCTCCCGGCAAAATCTCTTTTGCTGCCTGGTGCGCAGACTGAAACTCTGAAAACGCACGGTCATCGTCTCCCAGCCAAAGTGATAAGAGTGCCATCTCAGAAAGACAGGTGCGCCGGGTTGCCGGATTGTCAGTTTTCGTGCATGCGGCGGAGTAGAGTGTCCGTGCTGCTTCATTAAGCTGGTATCCCATGCAGAACTGTGCTCCCTCAAGCAGATCATCTGCAGATGGATCAAATGGGAGGAGTGCTTCAACAAAATTCTGCCACGCATCTTCGGGCTGCTGTTTGTTCAGGATTGTATGCGCACCATCCCGTGGAAGGTGTACGAACCACTGGACCGCAAAAGCTGTGATTGCGTCTGAGCATGCAGCATACATATCCAGTTCAGGTGTCGCTACCTCACCACCGGTATCTGCATGCGTTCCCTGCCAGAAGAATCTGATGATGGCGCGATCCATTGGATGCGGGATGGGAGGGGGAACAGGTGTTGCTGTCTGAAATGCTGTTGGGTATATGAAGGTATTGAAGAGGATTTTGGTTCTCCGTCTCTGCCAGAACTGGATTGGACGATCTGTTCCTTTAGCAAAGAGAGACGAGAGTATCTCCGGATCATCTGCGAGCATCCGGATCCATTCATCCTGCGCTGACCGGTCCCTGTTGTATTCCCGCAGAACCGGTATTATCTTCTCCCCAAGTGACGCCGATGCCTGGCTGTCACCGATGATTTCAGACAGGATGGAAAACCGGAATGCCGGATCTGATCGAATCCTCCTGACAAAAAATGAGAGAAATGTACATTCATCAAAGAGATCCACGGATTCGTCAGGAGGAATTGTCCTGAGCAGCTCTTTGAGGAGTGAATACTCGAGAACCCCCTCCGATATCCCAGATGGCTGGTGCATGCATCAGGGTTATGCCTGTTGGGATATATGATTATCCAAAAAGTCTTTTTCTGCATCCGGGCAGTTTGGTTTCAAACAAACTGTATGCTTCAGCAGACTCTTCAACGCATGGATTGCTTTCTCGAAATATAGGCTGAAACGCAAAGGCAGTGAAAAACTCAAATAACGTGTGAATCAAAAAAGCGTGCCAAAAAAAAGAATGTGGACGGAACGTATCCGTCTCACACGAGTTTCATCAATGGGTGGTTTGGATCCTGCACCTCTCCACCGAGTTCACGGCATGCCTCTGCGAGGACGATGTCAGTGAATGCAGTTGCGGTAGCAGCACCTTCGCAGTTCTCGATTGGGCCGAACATGATTAAGTCGGCACCAAGCGTCATTGCCATGATGTTGCACCCGATATCGGGGCTTGACCATGCAGCCTGCTTGATACCATCCATTCCGCCAAAGTGGTGATGGCCCATCTGCTCAAGGAGGACATCCTTACCCTCGTACTGGCTCACAAGCACGGAGGGACTCTTTGCAGTTCCCCTCCAGCGTTTCAGCCAGGTCCATGATACGGTCATGTTGTGGTATGCACCACCGGTTGGGAGACCGTGAATTGCCTTGCAGGCGAGAATCTCACGGAATGAGCCGCCAGAGCCAAGTCCGAGCGGGGTGGCTGCAGTGTCGAGGATTGGCCGGGTGATCCCGCACTCCTCTGCGATCTGCAACATACCCTTCTCCTGGCCAGCAACGCCTCCTTCAACAAGCACCTTCTCACGTCCGGGAACCGATGGGTCACCGGGGTTGAAGGCGAGGACGATTGCGGAGTTGACATCTGAGGCAGCGATTGCATCGATGTTCTCCTGCGGGATCGATCCATTGATCGAGTTGTAGATGGCACGGTCTGCAAGACCTACTTCAGTTACATACTCGCAGGCATGTGCAAGTGCTGGTGGTGCTGAAGAGTCCATCAGGAAGGGGGTCTTGTTGTCAATAGAGTCAAACCAGCTGAAATAGCTCTCAAAAGCCTCGCCGTATTCAGCGATGATCTGGATCATGTAGGGGTTGCCGGTAATATCTGATAACTCCATACAACGATTCCAGAGAGCCTCTGCCTTTGCTTTGTCAATCTTTCCTGTGTGGTCATCGAGCACGGTCTCGTGCTTGTTATAGAAGATGGATGCGCCGAGTACCCTTGGGTATTCACCGGGCTGTCCACCGATCTTCATTCCATTAAAGTCGAGAACGGTCTGTTCTTTCTCAAACCTGAACATAGTTGGAACACCTCACGTTAGAGCATACTAATTCTCGGAAGGAGCATCAGGAGCATGATAAATACAACGACTCCGGCTACAAGGCCATAGAGGATGCCGATGTCCCGTCCGATCTTCCTGCCCACCCTCTGGGCAATCTCAGCGTCTGCAAATTCAATCTTCTTCTCGATTGCGTTAAGCCGCTTCTCTATCTCAAGGAACTGGGGGTTTGCTCCGGCAACGGAGGTTTCCATACCTGCGCCGCCAGCTTCTTTCACCTCGACAACAATCGGGTCGGCACCAAACGCTCCCGGATCTCTGCCGGTGAGCTCAGCGATCTTTGCTTTAATCTCGCCTAGGTCTTCTGACTCCATGATGTCGACGTATTCGACCTGTTCCTGGAACCGCGTGATAGCTGCATCGTCAAGGTTCTCGATGAAGGGAATTGCACCCTCTGCCCCGACGATCTTTCCGCCTGCCACTCCTCCTTTGTGGAGTGCTTCAAGCGACTGACCGCTCAAGTGGCCTTTCACTTCAGTTCCACAGGCGAGTACAAACCTGATGTTTGGATTCGAGATGATGTTGGCGATGATCTTCTCAAGACCAAGGTTCTCGGTCTTGCAGGATCCGCATAATGCAGCCCCGCTGGCGCAGATGCCTGCCTCATCAAGGTGCGATCCCATGGTGACGACTGCAACACAGCTGTTTGCGTCGCCTGAATGGTAATCTCCCTTGACAATGGGCCATCCGCTTACCGGTGATTTCTTCTCTGCCATTTTCTTCACCTCAGACAAACAGGGCCGGAATTACCACGACCACAAAGGCGAGCAGAAGCCCATAGAAGAACCAGGGCATCCCTGCAGACATAATACCCGAATCAAGCTTGTTGGTACGGGCAATGATCTGTGCCTTGTAACGGATGTTTTCAACCATGTTGTCAATTGCCATCATTCTGATGCTTGAACCTGACATTCTAACTCACCCCATCAGCAGTATTCCGAGAATGGTAAAGATCACGATTAAACCGATCATCAGGCCCTCGATCTTTCCGGCATAGACGCCGGCAGAGAACCTGTTCCGGTATCCGATATCTGTTACCATACCTTCGATGATCTTCATGCGGGCATGAATGAGAGCAACTTCTCCTGAAAGGGGTTTTGCTTCTCCGCCGGTATCATCAGCACCGGCGCCGCCAGCTTCTTTCACCTCGATAACCATCGGGTCAGCACCAAACGCTCCCGGATCTCTGCCGGTGAGCTCGGCGATCTTTGCTTTAATCTCGCCTAGGTCTTCTGACTCCATGATGTCGACGTATTCGACCTGTTCCTGGAACCGCGTGATAGCTGCATCGTCAAGGTTCTCAATGAAGGGAATTGCACCCTCTGCCCCGACGATCTTTCCGCCTGCCACTCCTCCTTTGTGGAGTGCTTCAAGCGACTGACCGCTTAAGTGGCCTTTCACTTCAGTTCCACAGGCGAGTACAAACCTGATGTTTGGATTCGAGATGATGTTGGCGATGATCTTCTCAAGACCAAGGTTCTCGGTCTTGCAGGATCCGCATAATGCAGCCCCGCTGGCGCAGATGCCTGCCTCATCAAGGTGCGATCCCATGGTGACGACTGCAACACAGCTGTTTGCGTCGCCTGAATGGTAATCTCCCTTGACGATGGGCCATCCGCTTGCCGGTGATTTCTTCTCTGCCATTTTTCTTCACCCCATGATGTACAGTGCAACGAATGCCGCAAGAAGCAGTCCAATCGCCAGGCCATACCAGAATGCAGTGACGCCACCGGCATAGAGAAGTGTCTTCTCTCGTCCCGGGAATGAGCTCTGGAAGTTTCCTTCTCCAGAGAGCATGTCGACGAGATCGTCAGAGATCTTCTCGAGTTCGGCTACCTGATCAATGATAGGCTGGAGCGACTCACCTGCACTTGTCACAAGTCCGAATACGGGATCGGCTACAAGGCCGAATTCAGGTAATACAAGAACATATCCCATGTCTTTCACCTCCGTTTCAGGCCTCGGTCTCCACGATCGGCTTTGCATCAAGCCATGCAGCTGCATCGCGCTTTGAAAGTTCTATGAACTGTGCGTAGGTGTATCCCCACCCGATGACTGAGATCAGAAGTCCAAGGAGTGCTGCTCCGATTGCAAGGAATGCAAAACTGATGACTGCCATCATGATCATGGAGAGGAACCCGCACTGCGCAGCGAGCATGAGTGTCCGGTCCTGTGTGTTTGATGGTCCGAGTGCTGCATTGAATGGGTGCTGAATAGCGATTGCCCCAAGCATAAATGCAACTGCGGTTACACCGCCCCCGATAAAGGATGCCTGTGCAGCAGGGATTGTCATAAGCCCGAAGATTGCGACCTCCCCGGTGACGAGGACCCCAAATGTGAAGTCGCCGGTTGCCATCGCGGTGAACCCCATGATGACGAGCGCGCCGATGATTGAGAGTTCAGCAAGTGACTGGACCATCACCGGGATCTTCATGTTCAGCACACTGTCTGCAAGGAACCCAATGACTGCTCCTGCAATGAGTGCAATTATGAGAGCTGCGATCGGAGCTGCGATACCAAACTTTGTTCCAACGAGCATTGCAATGATGCCTGCACCGAATGCGATCATACCAGCAGACGGAACACCTGTTCCTATACCATAGCTGCAGAGCCTCTTGATGGTGCTTGTTCCCCAGATAAGGGCGATAACCGCACCGACTCCTCCGAAGAAGGAGAATACCTGGAGGCCTGTCAGGGTGTTCAGATAGGTCAGGTAGATACAGACGAGAGATCCGACTATTCCGACGATCAACAGGGTGTTGTGTGGGATTGCGTCAGCGGATGCTTCAACTTTTACTGTCATCTTCTCCACCTCAGAATGGTAATTGTATCGGCACGATGATCATAAGTGCCAGCAGTCCGGAAAGTGCTGATGCGACCGCACTGGCAACAAGCGCACGCGGGAACCGCTTGAACTTGGGATCGTGCGGACCCTCGATTGTTCCGGTGATGTTGTATGCAGTCAGGACAGCGTTCACAAGGAACATGCCGATAGCAAAGATACCTGCGACTGATACGATAATTGGCATCACATCATCGACAGGCTGATTCATCAGGGCCGGAATGCCGGTGATATATGCGTCGTAGAGCGAGAGGTAGATGAGCGTTCCGCCAAAACCTCCAATCAGACCACCAAGGACACCGCCGACATACGAGATGAATGGAAGGCCGTGTCCTTCTGTACCCTGGCTCTTGTATTCGTCCTGTGTGTCACCGGTGATCGGGTCTTTTGAGACCTTGCCTGATGCAGAGGGGATACCCATTGCATAGACGTAGGTGACATTGACGAACATACAGGTGATTGCCATCAGGAGTGCTCCTCCGATTGCACCTGTGCCGAGTGCGACCGCATAGCCGAATTCGGCTGCCCATGCTCCCTTAAAGAGACCGGCAAGACCTGCACCTGCTGCAAGCATCGTAACACCAGTTGCAATACCCGGTGCCTGTCCCATTGCTGCCGGAGCTCCTCCGACAGGGACGAAGTGGACGCTGAAGGTGACAAGCACTCCACCGATGATGATGCCGATTAATGAATAGAAAACGGCCATCGTGAAGAGGCCAATCATCGTCAGGTAATATCCGATACCAATGAAGATGAGCAGAAGGATGATTGCAATTGCACCTGCTTTTGCAGGCATCTCTGCACCAGTGGCTTTTGCCTGGATTGCTGTCATTATGCTGCCTCCTCTTCAGCTGGTGCAGTGTATGGACCGTAGGTCTTCCGTGCCCAGACTTCGATGTACCGTGCCATGAACGTGATGATCAGGATGATGGTTGCACCCATGAGGACTGATCCCCATCCTGCGAGATAATGCTCGAAGATAAGATGTCTCCAGAGTTCAAAGAAGACGATCAGACCAAAACAGATACCTGATGCCGGTCCTCCGAACTTTGCGGTGAACCATCCGTTGTCAATGGAGCTCCTCTCACCTGCTTCAGCATACCGGACAATATTTCCGGATGCAGAAATCGGGACGCCTGCTCCAAATTTCTGGTTCTGGTACTGCCGCTCTTTCCCGTAATACGGGTTTCCGACGGCTGACCCGGCTGCTCCAAGTGCAATACCCCAGATAATACCGAGGATTGGCATCGGGAACGGGTGGCCGAGTACCGCGTTCATCAGCCAACAGACTGTAACGGTCGCAAATATCGCAACAAACGCATGTGCTGTTGTGACTGGTGTGACCGATTTTAAAACGTCAATATAGACGGGCTGTCCGAACTTGGCGAGACTGGCTGTCCTGCCAAGATATGCAGTGGTTGCGTAAACGCCCTGGACAAAAGATGCCAGAACGCTTCCAAGGATTATAGCAAGAACGGGATTGATGTTCATTGCCATGAATGCCCATGCAAGACCTGCACCAAGAGCGATCCAGAGTGCCCAGGCTGGCGGCTCGCCTGCCACAGCTTTATTATAGATACGATGAATGTATCCCATCTGTGGTGCCAGCTGAACCTGGGAATTCGGGTCACCCTGTGATCCGATGTTGGATTCGGTATCTTCGGCTGCACCTGCCACTGCGGCAAGCGCTCCCGCAAATGCTGCTACTCCAATACCTAATACAATGTTCTCCATGTGAGATTCTCCCTTGTTCGAATGAGTACGAGAGTGTTCGATCAGCGCTGCTTCTCCATATCCGGAGTACTACGTGTGGACATAAAAGACTTGGTAGTGATTGAGTTAAAGGTTTCGAAATATTGCTGAAAACGGGCAGTCTCACTCGTCTCTTCAAAGAAATCCTCTGATTCTCAGACCCGTTCTTCAGTTCATCTTTCATTAGATAAAAAAAAAGTTGGTTGTTGGTTTTACTTCGCGGGGATGATGAGCGAGCGCTCGCCTGCTGGCATGTACTCGCGGATCGCACCGCGTGCAAACTCCTTCCTTGGTTCGGAGAAGTCGAACTTCAGGGCGGGGTCTGCGAAGCAGATCTTGATCAGCGGGGAGAGTGTCCAGCCATCGCCACGTCCGTAGTGGGATGCACCTGCAATTGCTGCGTATTCTCCCTGGTGACCGACATTCATTGCATAGTTTGGATAGTTTGGTCCACGGAACTCGCCGATACAGCCTTCGTCAGGCCGGACAGAGAGCGTGTTTGCTGAACCACACTGGTCCTGCAGGTCGTAGCCGAAGAATCCAAGACGTGACCATCCCTCTTTGTGCATGAGCATCGAGAGGTACCAGCCGTTCAGACCGGCGTTTGAGTTTCCGGTTGCAATAGCAGTCGAGATACCGGATGCTGCTGCGAGGACACTTGCACGCTGGGAACCGCCGAAGTGGTCTTCCATGGTTGTCGGATAGGTCTCGTACATCTCCATACCATTGAGGTTGACCTCGGTTGCGATGTCGTTGACGATCTCCTGGGTTGGCTTGACCTTGTCGTTCGGGTTCGGGTTCTGCCAGTCGACTTTGTACTTGTCCTTGATGTAGTCCATACCATAGTAGGTGAACTCATCGAGGATGTTGTCGGTGTATGCGGCTGTTGCATACTGGGTGAACCCGACACCGCCGGACATGTAGGAGCCGAGCCAGATCTGGTCAAAGAGCATTGCACCAGCACCGACGACCTCTAATGTGGCTTTTGCGGGGTCGTTTGGATATTTCCGGTCTGCCTGGATCATGTCGGCGAAGTTACCGAAGAGGATACCACCAGGCTCGTTTGGACCACGGGCACGGCGGGCAGGCAGGTGGGAAGCCATCTGGATGACACCAGCGTGCTTTGCGGCGTAGGAGAGGTCAGCGACTGCTGCTTCACCTGCGCACATCCGGTATGCGCCGATAAAGGACATACCGATCTGCATGGCGGACCACCGGGAGGTTGTTCCACCATCACAGGTGCGGGAGACGGATGTCGGGATGTGGACGCACTGCCAGAGCGACTTGCCGACAGCTTTCATCAGGGCATCTGCCTGCTTCTTCGGGAAGAGCTTCTCGACGTTGATAATGAACTGTGGCTCGATATCGTCTGCAAGCTCGGAGTCTCCGGTGAATACCTTGACGTAACAGTCATCGGTAAGTGCCGGGTGGGTCTCAACCATGTGCTCCTGGACAACAGCTGCTCCGGGCATTGCGTGGTTGACGACGTGGAGGTACTCGTTGATTGTCTCTGGAGTAACTTCCTTGCCAAGACGCCTCTGCAGGGTCTGGTGTGCAAGATCCATGTTGACAATAACGGTTCTCCGGATGTCGTCCCAGAACTGCTGCATGGCAGCGTTGTTGACGAAGTGGAGGTCGTCACCCTCGACGAAGGTTCCGGTGCCGGAGACCTCGTAGGTCATCAGCTGGCGCTGACCGAGCGGGATACCACCAAGGTGGCAGCGTTCCGGGTCATACATGGAAAGACCACGGTCTTTTGAAATCTTCTCGGTTGCTGCAAGGAACTCCTTCTTTCTTGGGGACTGCTGCAGGTCGCCCCAGTTGAAGTACTGGGCCTTTGTTGATTCTACATCCTGTCCTGGGAACTTCTCCTTCAGTGCCTTCAGGAAGAGTTTCTGTGCTCTCTCAATCTTTGCCATTTTTCATCACTCCTTTGGCATGTATCCGTATTTTGTTCTCAGGCTGTGAATCCGCTGGACATACTCAAGGTATTCTGTGTCATTGCGGAAGGGGTTCCCACCAAGGACATGGAAGATGGTCGTGTTGTCTCCGAGCCACTTCTCGTCCATGGGCTTGCCAACTGCGACTTTCCTGTCTAGCGGCTCACCGATCTGGTTCTTGACATATTTGACAACACCGTCATCCTCGAGGAGGCACCTCTGCAGCATG
Above is a window of Methanocalculus natronophilus DNA encoding:
- a CDS encoding tetratricopeptide repeat protein codes for the protein MHQPSGISEGVLEYSLLKELLRTIPPDESVDLFDECTFLSFFVRRIRSDPAFRFSILSEIIGDSQASASLGEKIIPVLREYNRDRSAQDEWIRMLADDPEILSSLFAKGTDRPIQFWQRRRTKILFNTFIYPTAFQTATPVPPPIPHPMDRAIIRFFWQGTHADTGGEVATPELDMYAACSDAITAFAVQWFVHLPRDGAHTILNKQQPEDAWQNFVEALLPFDPSADDLLEGAQFCMGYQLNEAARTLYSAACTKTDNPATRRTCLSEMALLSLWLGDDDRAFSEFQSAHQAAKEILPGEETRSAGIEDELIYLCETTEKLRIAEERGSCFDRLIRLAETLAGEQRIHALLHMAASCRRCGLFDREYTILELLLDEDDTDEMVFSRLDILNKSMKGDGTHDTKLLLNLEVQAESNRTLSRGILAFGSFGFSDAQIWFNRSRGLQNTPEGRLWHIRSAWYAGTKLFGFEVSPDDTLETQILHALSVSRRPDEAVAVLLAGGREVDEDYDGVLVLLEALMKDSAADAGTKLAGMIREAEGDQARKARIFRIAGKVFSECGIPDALTFYRKALRATTEKEERAMILSEIAYWYETGGQAKRSADVYRQAVALNPKFPGGWYGLARTSAMLLDYESAGEAIAEAIRYGPERDDLRIFERGISEIRYPADPDKNLLQAINRLDRRLFTWGVQVPLEYVRQYHDVTGKATEESRHDIRNPEKTGMVSLDEAVRMRNDMLAC
- the mtrH gene encoding tetrahydromethanopterin S-methyltransferase subunit H, producing the protein MFRFEKEQTVLDFNGMKIGGQPGEYPRVLGASIFYNKHETVLDDHTGKIDKAKAEALWNRCMELSDITGNPYMIQIIAEYGEAFESYFSWFDSIDNKTPFLMDSSAPPALAHACEYVTEVGLADRAIYNSINGSIPQENIDAIAASDVNSAIVLAFNPGDPSVPGREKVLVEGGVAGQEKGMLQIAEECGITRPILDTAATPLGLGSGGSFREILACKAIHGLPTGGAYHNMTVSWTWLKRWRGTAKSPSVLVSQYEGKDVLLEQMGHHHFGGMDGIKQAAWSSPDIGCNIMAMTLGADLIMFGPIENCEGAATATAFTDIVLAEACRELGGEVQDPNHPLMKLV
- the mtrA gene encoding tetrahydromethanopterin S-methyltransferase subunit A; its protein translation is MAEKKSPVSGWPIVKGDYHSGDANSCVAVVTMGSHLDEAGICASGAALCGSCKTENLGLEKIIANIISNPNIRFVLACGTEVKGHLSGQSLEALHKGGVAGGKIVGAEGAIPFIENLDDAAITRFQEQVEYVDIMESEDLGEIKAKIAELTGRDPGAFGADPIVVEVKEAGGAGMETSVAGANPQFLEIEKRLNAIEKKIEFADAEIAQRVGRKIGRDIGILYGLVAGVVVFIMLLMLLPRISML
- a CDS encoding tetrahydromethanopterin S-methyltransferase subunit F; translation: MSGSSIRMMAIDNMVENIRYKAQIIARTNKLDSGIMSAGMPWFFYGLLLAFVVVVIPALFV
- the mtrA gene encoding tetrahydromethanopterin S-methyltransferase subunit A, translated to MAEKKSPASGWPIVKGDYHSGDANSCVAVVTMGSHLDEAGICASGAALCGSCKTENLGLEKIIANIISNPNIRFVLACGTEVKGHLSGQSLEALHKGGVAGGKIVGAEGAIPFIENLDDAAITRFQEQVEYVDIMESEDLGEIKAKIAELTGRDPGAFGADPMVIEVKEAGGAGADDTGGEAKPLSGEVALIHARMKIIEGMVTDIGYRNRFSAGVYAGKIEGLMIGLIVIFTILGILLMG
- the mtrB gene encoding tetrahydromethanopterin S-methyltransferase subunit MtrB produces the protein MGYVLVLPEFGLVADPVFGLVTSAGESLQPIIDQVAELEKISDDLVDMLSGEGNFQSSFPGREKTLLYAGGVTAFWYGLAIGLLLAAFVALYIMG
- the mtrC gene encoding tetrahydromethanopterin S-methyltransferase subunit MtrC, which encodes MTVKVEASADAIPHNTLLIVGIVGSLVCIYLTYLNTLTGLQVFSFFGGVGAVIALIWGTSTIKRLCSYGIGTGVPSAGMIAFGAGIIAMLVGTKFGIAAPIAALIIALIAGAVIGFLADSVLNMKIPVMVQSLAELSIIGALVIMGFTAMATGDFTFGVLVTGEVAIFGLMTIPAAQASFIGGGVTAVAFMLGAIAIQHPFNAALGPSNTQDRTLMLAAQCGFLSMIMMAVISFAFLAIGAALLGLLISVIGWGYTYAQFIELSKRDAAAWLDAKPIVETEA
- the mtrD gene encoding tetrahydromethanopterin S-methyltransferase subunit D, yielding MTAIQAKATGAEMPAKAGAIAIILLLIFIGIGYYLTMIGLFTMAVFYSLIGIIIGGVLVTFSVHFVPVGGAPAAMGQAPGIATGVTMLAAGAGLAGLFKGAWAAEFGYAVALGTGAIGGALLMAITCMFVNVTYVYAMGIPSASGKVSKDPITGDTQDEYKSQGTEGHGLPFISYVGGVLGGLIGGFGGTLIYLSLYDAYITGIPALMNQPVDDVMPIIVSVAGIFAIGMFLVNAVLTAYNITGTIEGPHDPKFKRFPRALVASAVASALSGLLALMIIVPIQLPF
- the mtrE gene encoding tetrahydromethanopterin S-methyltransferase subunit E, giving the protein MENIVLGIGVAAFAGALAAVAGAAEDTESNIGSQGDPNSQVQLAPQMGYIHRIYNKAVAGEPPAWALWIALGAGLAWAFMAMNINPVLAIILGSVLASFVQGVYATTAYLGRTASLAKFGQPVYIDVLKSVTPVTTAHAFVAIFATVTVCWLMNAVLGHPFPMPILGIIWGIALGAAGSAVGNPYYGKERQYQNQKFGAGVPISASGNIVRYAEAGERSSIDNGWFTAKFGGPASGICFGLIVFFELWRHLIFEHYLAGWGSVLMGATIILIITFMARYIEVWARKTYGPYTAPAEEEAA
- the mcrA gene encoding coenzyme-B sulfoethylthiotransferase subunit alpha; the protein is MAKIERAQKLFLKALKEKFPGQDVESTKAQYFNWGDLQQSPRKKEFLAATEKISKDRGLSMYDPERCHLGGIPLGQRQLMTYEVSGTGTFVEGDDLHFVNNAAMQQFWDDIRRTVIVNMDLAHQTLQRRLGKEVTPETINEYLHVVNHAMPGAAVVQEHMVETHPALTDDCYVKVFTGDSELADDIEPQFIINVEKLFPKKQADALMKAVGKSLWQCVHIPTSVSRTCDGGTTSRWSAMQIGMSFIGAYRMCAGEAAVADLSYAAKHAGVIQMASHLPARRARGPNEPGGILFGNFADMIQADRKYPNDPAKATLEVVGAGAMLFDQIWLGSYMSGGVGFTQYATAAYTDNILDEFTYYGMDYIKDKYKVDWQNPNPNDKVKPTQEIVNDIATEVNLNGMEMYETYPTTMEDHFGGSQRASVLAAASGISTAIATGNSNAGLNGWYLSMLMHKEGWSRLGFFGYDLQDQCGSANTLSVRPDEGCIGEFRGPNYPNYAMNVGHQGEYAAIAGASHYGRGDGWTLSPLIKICFADPALKFDFSEPRKEFARGAIREYMPAGERSLIIPAK